A single genomic interval of Juglans regia cultivar Chandler chromosome 1, Walnut 2.0, whole genome shotgun sequence harbors:
- the LOC109007243 gene encoding oleosin 5-like, giving the protein MTDRPHQLLVHPQRHYNGGPKSQRGPSATKILAVLGGLPVGGTLLALAGLTLVGSLIGLAITTPLFIICSPVLVPAAIAIGLAIIGFLCSGALGLTGLVSLSWVLNYLRQASRSLPQEMDQAKRRMQDMAAYVGQKTKEVGQEIQSKAQEGRRT; this is encoded by the coding sequence ATGACTGACCGTCCACACCAGCTCCTAGTTCACCCGCAACGCCATTATAACGGTGGTCCAAAGTCCCAGAGAGGCCCATCGGCGACCAAAATCCTAGCAGTCCTCGGCGGCCTCCCTGTAGGCGGCACTTTGCTTGCACTTGCTGGTTTGACGCTCGTTGGAAGCCTGATTGGGCTTGCTATCACCACCCCACTCTTTATCATCTGCAGCCCTGTTCTTGTCCCGGCCGCCATTGCTATCGGCCTCGCTATCATTGGATTTTTGTGCTCGGGAGCTTTAGGGTTGACGGGGCTGGTATCGCTGTCTTGGGTACTTAATTACCTCCGACAGGCCAGCCGGTCCCTGCCGCAGGAGATGGATCAGGCAAAGAGGCGCATGCAGGACATGGCGGCTTACGTGGGCCAGAAGACCAAGGAGGTGGGCCAAGAGATCCAGAGTAAGGCCCAAGAGGGAAGGAGGACATGA